One genomic segment of Hydrocarboniclastica marina includes these proteins:
- a CDS encoding GNAT family N-acetyltransferase, with the protein MLKQIQMPAYTIKILDTLSPVYPATWNTISGTHNPFTRFEFLHALETEGCTTSAQGWQPHHLAFTDAAGSTVALLPAYIKTHSMGEYVFDWGWADAYQRHGLAYYPKLLSAVPFTPSIGPRLLYPPGSDPATVMQLHHDAAQALTSEAINMQASSWHLLFANEDSVSLLGGEENVMVRSGCQFRWKNNGYSIFEDFTDALVSRKRKMIRKERKAIADQGISFRHLPGTDITQADLDTFFVFYQATYLKRGQAPYLTRGFFQRICETMPEQLHLVIAEHNGNDVAAALFFVNEDTLFGRYWGCLEEYDRLHFETCYYQGIELCISRNLRDFDAGAQGEHKILRGFEPIITRSCHWIAHPSFRAAIAGFLESETQNVVAYADEARSLLPYRDY; encoded by the coding sequence ATGCTTAAGCAGATTCAGATGCCTGCCTACACTATAAAGATTCTTGATACCCTGAGCCCCGTTTACCCTGCCACCTGGAACACTATCAGCGGCACGCACAATCCGTTCACCCGTTTCGAGTTTCTGCATGCGCTGGAAACCGAAGGCTGCACGACGTCAGCCCAGGGATGGCAACCTCATCACCTGGCTTTCACCGACGCGGCCGGATCAACCGTTGCCCTCTTACCCGCCTATATAAAGACGCACTCCATGGGTGAGTACGTGTTCGACTGGGGCTGGGCAGATGCCTATCAACGCCACGGTCTGGCCTATTATCCCAAGCTGCTCAGTGCTGTGCCCTTTACCCCATCCATCGGCCCGCGACTACTCTATCCCCCGGGCTCGGACCCGGCGACCGTGATGCAACTTCACCACGACGCCGCGCAGGCACTGACCTCTGAAGCGATCAATATGCAGGCCTCGTCCTGGCACCTGTTGTTTGCAAACGAGGACAGCGTCTCTCTTCTCGGCGGAGAAGAGAACGTGATGGTGCGCTCGGGCTGCCAGTTCCGTTGGAAAAACAACGGCTACAGCATCTTTGAAGATTTCACCGACGCGCTGGTGTCGCGCAAGCGCAAGATGATACGCAAGGAAAGAAAAGCGATCGCCGACCAGGGCATCAGTTTCCGCCACTTGCCGGGCACCGACATTACCCAGGCTGATCTCGACACTTTCTTCGTGTTTTACCAGGCCACGTATCTGAAACGAGGCCAGGCGCCCTACCTTACCCGGGGCTTTTTCCAGAGAATCTGTGAAACCATGCCCGAACAGTTGCATCTGGTCATCGCGGAACACAATGGCAACGATGTCGCCGCCGCACTTTTCTTTGTCAACGAGGACACCCTGTTTGGCCGCTACTGGGGTTGCCTGGAAGAATACGACCGGCTCCACTTCGAGACCTGCTACTACCAGGGCATTGAGCTGTGCATTAGCCGCAACCTGAGGGACTTTGACGCGGGCGCCCAAGGCGAGCATAAAATTCTCCGCGGCTTCGAACCGATCATTACCCGCTCCTGCCACTGGATCGCCCACCCTTCGTTCCGCGCTGCCATTGCCGGGTTTCTTGAGTCTGAGACTCAGAACGTCGTGGCTTACGCCGATGAAGCCCGGTCCCTCCTGCCCTATCGCGACTACTGA
- a CDS encoding IMPACT family protein: MSQTYPVPAGSAETEIIIKKSRFIARAVPVGGRETAMSELARARTDFPDARHHCFAYVIGKPGAATSAAMGDDGEPSGTAGKPILNVIHHKGIGDIMVIVIRYFGGTKLGAGGLVRAYAGVTEKVLAQLEIVEHAPESTCSIALDFAQEQPLRHWADQNGAHVDAVEYGSQVNVTLTVPDAAFEALRDFAGAAGLVISRD, translated from the coding sequence ATGTCTCAGACTTATCCTGTGCCTGCGGGCTCGGCCGAAACCGAGATCATCATCAAAAAGAGCCGGTTTATAGCCCGTGCCGTGCCTGTTGGTGGACGCGAAACCGCAATGAGTGAGCTGGCTCGGGCGCGGACGGATTTCCCCGACGCCCGCCACCATTGTTTCGCTTATGTCATAGGCAAACCCGGGGCAGCGACCAGTGCGGCTATGGGCGACGATGGCGAACCCTCCGGCACGGCCGGGAAACCGATCCTCAACGTGATCCACCACAAAGGCATCGGCGATATCATGGTCATCGTCATTCGCTACTTTGGCGGTACCAAACTTGGCGCGGGCGGGCTGGTTCGCGCCTACGCCGGCGTTACAGAGAAAGTGCTCGCGCAACTGGAGATTGTGGAGCATGCCCCAGAATCCACCTGCTCAATAGCGCTTGATTTCGCCCAGGAGCAGCCTCTCCGGCACTGGGCCGATCAGAATGGGGCGCATGTCGATGCGGTGGAATACGGCTCACAGGTAAACGTAACCCTGACCGTACCTGATGCGGCATTCGAGGCGCTGCGGGACTTTGCCGGAGCCGCTGGCTTGGTGATCAGCCGGGATTGA
- a CDS encoding DEAD/DEAH box helicase produces the protein MSFESLDLRAELLRAVQDQKYTTPTDIQSQAIPIVMAGRDLMASAQTGTGKTAAFTLPLLHRLAEKPVNGKRQVRALILTPTRELAQQVTDNVVAYSRHLRIHSAAIYGGTSIVGQMRKLARGVDILVATPGRLIDHMDRGTVDLSQVEMLVLDEADRMLDMGFMPAIERILKSVPAQRQTLLFSATFSPTITRLAQRFLKNPETVTTAKANSTADSITQVAYRVDGNRKRELLTHLIGTNNWAQVLVFTRTKHGADRLARQLEEDGISSAAIHGNKSQGARTKALAQFKRKTVKALVATDVAARGIDIDNLPFVVNFDMPQNPEDYVHRIGRTGRGGQEGNAVSLVSGEENGQLAGVRRLVGSELGAEIVEGFEPTQRARPKPSSDRPRAARPPRRPHGSDRPASKHGRPGDRPAHAKVTHKPRAPRTANR, from the coding sequence ATGTCGTTTGAATCACTCGACCTGCGCGCCGAATTGCTGCGCGCCGTACAAGATCAGAAGTACACGACTCCTACAGATATTCAGTCTCAGGCCATTCCCATTGTCATGGCAGGCCGGGACCTCATGGCCAGTGCCCAGACCGGCACCGGCAAAACCGCAGCCTTTACCCTGCCCCTGCTACACCGTCTGGCTGAGAAGCCGGTTAACGGCAAGCGCCAGGTGCGGGCACTGATCCTGACGCCAACCCGCGAACTTGCCCAGCAGGTCACAGACAACGTGGTCGCCTACAGCCGTCACCTGCGCATTCACAGCGCCGCAATCTACGGCGGTACCAGCATAGTCGGCCAGATGCGTAAGCTCGCCCGTGGGGTTGATATTCTGGTCGCCACACCCGGCCGCCTGATCGACCATATGGATCGCGGCACCGTAGACCTGAGCCAGGTAGAAATGCTGGTTCTGGACGAAGCGGACCGTATGCTCGACATGGGTTTCATGCCCGCCATCGAGCGTATCCTCAAGTCCGTGCCGGCGCAGCGTCAGACCCTGCTTTTCTCGGCGACCTTCTCCCCAACCATTACCCGGTTGGCCCAACGCTTCCTGAAGAACCCTGAAACCGTCACGACGGCCAAGGCCAACTCTACAGCTGATTCGATCACGCAGGTTGCCTATCGGGTGGATGGCAACCGCAAGCGCGAACTGCTGACGCACCTGATCGGTACCAATAACTGGGCACAGGTCCTGGTGTTCACCCGCACAAAGCACGGGGCAGACCGGTTGGCGCGCCAACTGGAAGAGGACGGCATATCCTCAGCAGCTATCCACGGTAATAAAAGCCAGGGAGCACGCACCAAGGCTCTGGCCCAGTTCAAGCGCAAAACGGTCAAGGCGCTGGTTGCCACAGACGTTGCCGCTCGCGGTATCGATATCGACAACCTGCCGTTCGTGGTCAACTTTGACATGCCACAGAACCCGGAAGACTACGTCCACCGTATTGGCCGGACCGGTCGCGGTGGCCAGGAAGGTAACGCTGTGTCGCTGGTCTCTGGGGAAGAGAACGGCCAGTTGGCGGGCGTACGTCGCCTTGTTGGCTCCGAGCTTGGTGCCGAGATCGTAGAGGGCTTCGAGCCAACTCAGCGTGCGCGTCCCAAGCCCAGCAGTGATCGTCCTCGGGCAGCCCGGCCGCCACGCCGTCCCCATGGGTCAGATCGGCCTGCCAGTAAGCATGGCCGTCCAGGCGATCGGCCTGCGCATGCGAAGGTCACCCATAAGCCACGGGCACCGCGCACGGCTAATCGCTAA
- a CDS encoding translation initiation factor Sui1, with protein sequence MTKKQGGLVYSTELGRTCPGCQRAVGDCRCSRTATVTAGDGIVRVSRETKGRKGKGVTLITGVPLAGEALSQLAKKLKARCGSGGTVKDGVIEIQGDHRDALIPLLEASGWKVKRAGG encoded by the coding sequence ATGACAAAAAAGCAGGGCGGACTGGTCTATTCCACCGAGCTGGGGCGCACATGCCCGGGCTGCCAGAGGGCTGTCGGAGACTGCCGCTGTTCCCGTACGGCGACTGTGACGGCAGGTGATGGCATCGTGCGGGTCAGCAGGGAAACCAAAGGCAGAAAAGGCAAGGGCGTCACACTGATTACCGGGGTGCCGCTAGCCGGCGAAGCGTTATCTCAACTGGCGAAGAAGCTGAAAGCGCGTTGTGGTAGCGGCGGGACGGTCAAAGACGGTGTTATTGAGATACAGGGAGACCATCGCGATGCGCTAATCCCCCTGCTGGAAGCCAGCGGTTGGAAGGTCAAACGCGCCGGTGGCTGA
- a CDS encoding DUF192 domain-containing protein: protein MKSLRIGSSLVVLILLAACKSPGLSAAPEAQSGLTTIDLCVMSQGSAVPVHAEVARSWSERRIGLMGRKHLEPAHGMLFLYDDERAANQGFWMKGTLIPLDIAYLGRDGEILAVQTMAPCREVGRDCPTYSPGVRYWSALETNAGFFDQHLIEKGGSVKEMSPGQCRQTLNPG, encoded by the coding sequence GTGAAGTCGCTCCGGATTGGTTCAAGCCTGGTGGTGTTGATATTGCTGGCGGCCTGTAAGTCTCCTGGCCTGTCAGCGGCCCCTGAAGCACAGTCAGGGCTCACGACGATCGATTTATGTGTGATGAGCCAGGGAAGTGCCGTGCCCGTCCATGCGGAAGTTGCACGTTCGTGGAGCGAGCGCCGGATCGGACTGATGGGGCGGAAACATCTTGAGCCAGCTCATGGCATGCTTTTTCTGTATGACGACGAGCGGGCGGCCAACCAGGGTTTCTGGATGAAGGGAACGCTTATCCCTCTGGATATTGCCTATCTGGGACGTGACGGCGAAATTCTTGCGGTGCAGACAATGGCGCCCTGTCGTGAGGTTGGCCGGGATTGCCCGACCTATTCACCGGGCGTACGCTACTGGTCCGCCCTGGAGACTAACGCTGGGTTCTTCGACCAGCATTTGATCGAGAAGGGCGGCTCGGTGAAGGAAATGTCGCCCGGCCAGTGTCGCCAGACACTGAATCCGGGCTGA